A portion of the Saimiri boliviensis isolate mSaiBol1 chromosome 1, mSaiBol1.pri, whole genome shotgun sequence genome contains these proteins:
- the LOC120362757 gene encoding translationally-controlled tumor protein: protein MIIYRDLISHDEMFSDIYKIREIADGLCLEVEGKMVSRTEGNIDDSLIGGNASAEGPEGEGTESTVITGVDIVMNHHLQETSFTKEAYKKYIKDYMKSIKGKLEEQRPERVKPFMTGAAEQIKHILANFKNYQFFIGENMNPDGMVALLDYREDGVTPYMIFFKDGLEMEKC from the coding sequence ATGATTATCTACCGGGATCTCATCAGCCACGATGAGATGTTCTCTGACATCTACAAGATCCGGGAGATCGCGGACGGGCTGTGCCTAGAGGTGGAGGGGAAGATGGTCAGTAGGACAGAAGGTAACATTGATGACTCACTCATTGGTGGAAATGCCTCCGCCGAAGGCCCCGAGGGCGAAGGTACCGAAAGCACAGTAATCACTGGTGTCGATATTGTCATGAACCATCACCTGCAGGAAACAAGTTTCACAAAAGAAGCCTACAAGAAGTATATCAAAGATTACATGAAATCAATCAAAGGCAAACTTGAAGAACAGAGACCAGAAAGAGTAAAACCTTTTAtgacaggggctgcagaacaaaTCAAGCACATCCTTGCTAATTTCAAAAACTACCAGTTCTTTATTGGTGAAAACATGAATCCAGATGGCATGGTTGCTCTATTGGACTACCGTGAAGATGGTGTGACCCCATATatgattttctttaaggatggtttagaaatggaaaaatgttaa